A part of Chloroflexota bacterium genomic DNA contains:
- a CDS encoding LLM class flavin-dependent oxidoreductase: MIERVALYLQDAHDLRDGLDYVKYAEERGFEAVWQAESRLVRDAIVPMAAYAAVTDKLKIGSGVINNWTRNIGLLAATYLTLDDLAPDRIICGIGAWWDPLAGNVGIHRKNPLKAMEETVLTMRRLLNMERVTFDGEFVHVNGIELDVVHGRREPRNVPIYIGATGPKMLELTGKIADGALLNYCVPPAYNEVAINKLKAGLKESGRTLEELDRPQLVVCSVDEDGDKARDTTRELLTQYLAQQPHIAKASGVSMDIVHEIQSILGWPATHEQIAKAKHLVPDELIHKITASGTPDEARAKVQEYIDNGATCPVLYPVGGNVKVLIDTFATK, from the coding sequence ATGATTGAGAGAGTTGCCTTATATTTGCAAGACGCCCATGATCTTCGGGATGGCCTGGATTACGTCAAATACGCAGAGGAGCGCGGGTTTGAGGCCGTTTGGCAAGCAGAAAGTCGTCTGGTCCGGGACGCAATTGTCCCGATGGCGGCCTATGCAGCTGTCACGGATAAGCTGAAAATTGGCTCCGGCGTGATCAACAACTGGACCCGAAATATCGGCCTCCTGGCAGCGACTTATCTCACTCTGGATGACCTCGCCCCTGACCGGATCATTTGTGGGATCGGCGCCTGGTGGGACCCGCTGGCTGGCAATGTCGGCATTCATCGCAAGAACCCCCTGAAAGCTATGGAAGAGACCGTGTTGACCATGCGCCGCCTGCTCAATATGGAACGGGTGACTTTTGATGGTGAATTTGTGCATGTCAACGGCATCGAGTTGGATGTGGTTCACGGACGCCGCGAGCCTCGGAACGTACCGATCTACATAGGCGCTACCGGCCCCAAGATGCTTGAACTAACCGGCAAGATCGCTGACGGCGCGCTGCTGAATTACTGCGTGCCGCCTGCTTACAATGAGGTTGCTATCAATAAACTCAAGGCTGGTCTCAAGGAATCCGGCCGGACACTGGAAGAACTGGACCGCCCGCAGCTCGTGGTCTGCTCGGTGGATGAGGATGGCGATAAAGCGCGGGACACCACCCGTGAACTTCTGACCCAATATCTGGCCCAGCAGCCCCATATCGCCAAAGCCTCAGGCGTTTCGATGGACATCGTTCACGAGATCCAATCGATCCTTGGCTGGCCTGCCACCCACGAACAGATTGCAAAGGCCAAGCATTTGGTGCCAGATGAGCTGATCCATAAGATCACTGCTTCGGGTACGCCTGATGAGGCTCGTGCCAAAGTGCAGGAATATATTGATAACGGCGCAACCTGCCCGGTGCTCTACCCGGTGGGTGGGAACGTTAAAGTCCTGATCGATACTTTTGCAACAAAATAG
- a CDS encoding 2-phospho-L-lactate transferase — MKVVALAGGVGGAKLVDGFAQLLGPESLSVIVNTGDDFEYLGLQISPDLDTVCYTLADLANPKTGWGLQDEAWTTFDTLEALGGLAWFHLGDKDLATHFYRTEALKQGRRLSEITHELCMKWGVTHPVYPMSDDPVRTIVKTKTGESLGFQEYFVHQACQPEVTGFEFVGADISQPVPAAMAAIEAADLVILAPSNPWVSIAPILAVPGYLDLITEKRVIAVSPIIGGKALKGPAAKMYTELGFDPSASAVADHYRDFLTGFVFDTIDAAELEKIRRWRIIPLVTDIIMKDRSDRSRLAKEVLAFGASVINRSQ, encoded by the coding sequence ATGAAGGTAGTTGCCTTAGCGGGTGGGGTTGGCGGCGCAAAGCTGGTGGATGGCTTTGCACAGCTGCTTGGGCCAGAATCGCTGAGTGTAATCGTCAATACGGGTGATGATTTTGAATATCTGGGCCTGCAGATCAGCCCTGACCTGGATACGGTCTGTTACACACTGGCTGATTTGGCAAATCCAAAGACGGGCTGGGGATTGCAAGATGAGGCCTGGACGACCTTCGATACTTTAGAAGCATTGGGCGGTTTGGCCTGGTTCCATCTGGGGGATAAGGACCTGGCAACCCATTTTTATCGCACGGAAGCCCTGAAACAGGGCAGGCGACTTTCAGAGATCACTCACGAGCTTTGCATGAAGTGGGGGGTGACCCATCCGGTTTATCCGATGAGCGATGATCCGGTCAGGACCATTGTGAAAACCAAGACCGGTGAATCCCTGGGGTTTCAGGAATACTTTGTCCACCAGGCCTGCCAACCGGAAGTGACCGGTTTTGAGTTTGTCGGGGCGGATATTTCTCAACCGGTGCCAGCAGCAATGGCCGCGATTGAGGCTGCTGATCTGGTTATCCTAGCGCCATCCAATCCCTGGGTGAGTATCGCACCGATCCTGGCAGTGCCAGGCTATTTGGACCTTATTACGGAAAAGCGTGTGATAGCCGTTTCGCCGATCATTGGCGGTAAGGCTTTGAAGGGACCGGCTGCGAAAATGTATACAGAGTTGGGATTTGACCCTTCGGCTTCTGCTGTGGCGGATCATTACCGTGATTTCCTAACGGGTTTTGTTTTTGACACAATAGATGCGGCTGAATTGGAAAAAATACGGCGTTGGCGTATAATTCCTTTAGTAACTGATATTATAATGAAGGATAGATCAGACCGTTCACGCCTGGCCAAAGAAGTCTTGGCATTTGGCGCGTCGGTCATCAATAGGAGCCAATGA
- the cofE gene encoding coenzyme F420-0:L-glutamate ligase, which translates to MPLTLTPLQSIPMVQPADDLARMILNSLNVQQIKLEDGDILVLAQKIVSKAEGRMKNLTLVKPGAEALRYAEITGKDPRLLELILSESNEVLRTRENLIIVEHKLGFVSANAGIDHSNVEGSWGEPEDWVLLLPENPDLSAEKIRKTLEAECGCQLGVQIIDSHGRAWRNGTVGVTIGLSGIPGLVDMRGEADLYDYHLKATLIGAADELAAAASLMMGQAAEGTPVVHVRGFPYPLREGGLQELIRPKDLDMFR; encoded by the coding sequence ATGCCCCTGACGCTTACCCCATTACAATCCATCCCAATGGTGCAGCCCGCCGACGACCTCGCGCGGATGATCCTGAATTCGCTAAATGTGCAGCAGATCAAGCTGGAGGATGGGGATATCCTGGTTTTGGCGCAGAAGATCGTCTCCAAGGCCGAAGGACGGATGAAGAACCTCACCCTGGTGAAGCCTGGCGCTGAGGCGCTGCGTTATGCTGAAATTACGGGAAAGGATCCTCGTTTGCTGGAATTGATCCTATCTGAGAGCAATGAAGTGCTGCGCACCCGAGAGAATCTGATCATTGTGGAGCATAAATTAGGCTTTGTCAGCGCCAATGCCGGCATTGACCATTCCAATGTGGAAGGATCCTGGGGGGAACCGGAAGATTGGGTGCTGCTCCTGCCGGAAAACCCTGATCTCTCCGCTGAGAAAATCCGCAAAACATTGGAAGCTGAATGTGGCTGCCAGTTGGGTGTGCAGATCATTGACTCACATGGCCGTGCCTGGCGAAATGGCACCGTCGGGGTGACAATTGGCCTTTCCGGCATCCCCGGGTTGGTGGATATGCGGGGTGAAGCGGATCTCTATGATTATCATTTAAAGGCAACCCTGATTGGTGCAGCCGATGAGTTGGCGGCAGCAGCTTCATTGATGATGGGCCAGGCCGCAGAGGGGACACCGGTCGTGCATGTGCGCGGTTTCCCTTATCCCCTAAGGGAAGGGGGCCTGCAGGAATTGATCCGGCCCAAAGATCTGGATATGTTCAGGTGA
- a CDS encoding 2'-5' RNA ligase family protein gives MFALISELSEPATVQVMRLWRQLNQNCGLEGIFNYPNPHFTWFSAEMLEVERCEPIIEVITQETAAFDVHTSGLGFFDGEDPVLYLPVVKSPQLMRLHQKLWDQLMPYGKGLNEFYSPDEWIPHISLALRDLTLKNLPCAIQSIGNEPFDLVTTVNTIWVVKSENQSTGETLSVFDLTSEGSEA, from the coding sequence ATGTTTGCGCTGATTAGTGAACTGAGTGAACCGGCCACAGTACAGGTGATGCGTCTTTGGCGGCAGTTAAACCAAAATTGCGGCCTGGAAGGGATCTTTAATTATCCCAACCCTCATTTCACCTGGTTTTCAGCGGAAATGCTGGAAGTTGAACGCTGTGAGCCAATTATTGAAGTCATCACTCAGGAAACTGCAGCCTTTGATGTGCATACCTCAGGATTGGGCTTCTTTGATGGTGAGGATCCGGTACTCTACCTGCCGGTGGTGAAATCACCTCAATTAATGCGCCTTCATCAAAAACTTTGGGATCAACTGATGCCCTATGGGAAGGGCTTAAATGAGTTTTATTCGCCGGATGAGTGGATTCCTCATATTTCACTTGCCTTGCGTGACCTTACCTTGAAAAATTTGCCTTGCGCCATTCAATCCATTGGAAACGAGCCGTTTGATCTGGTCACCACTGTGAACACCATTTGGGTCGTCAAATCTGAAAATCAGAGTACAGGAGAGACATTGTCCGTATTTGACCTTACATCCGAAGGAAGTGAAGCATGA
- the npdG gene encoding NADPH-dependent F420 reductase, with protein sequence MTENKETYTIGIIGGTGKEGKGLAYRWVQAGHHVIIGSRQAEKAQRAVDELKALLEEGGGELEGMENPEAVAACDIAVVTVPYSAHRPTLEGLKDLLDGKIVVDVVVPIVPPKVTKVQMPPAGSVAQEAQEILGENCRVVDAFQNISYERLMNKDEDVDCDVLVCGKSKAARTVVLGLVADTGLKGWDAGPIENAVVVEGMTSVLIGLNIQHKVKASGIRITGISEQE encoded by the coding sequence ATGACTGAAAATAAAGAAACGTATACAATCGGTATCATCGGCGGGACGGGCAAAGAAGGCAAAGGCCTGGCTTACCGCTGGGTGCAGGCCGGACATCATGTGATCATTGGCTCACGCCAGGCCGAAAAGGCCCAACGCGCAGTGGATGAACTGAAAGCGCTCCTGGAAGAGGGCGGCGGCGAACTGGAAGGTATGGAAAACCCGGAAGCTGTGGCTGCCTGTGATATCGCCGTGGTCACGGTACCCTATTCCGCTCATCGTCCAACCCTGGAGGGCTTGAAGGATCTGCTGGATGGCAAGATTGTGGTTGATGTCGTTGTTCCGATCGTGCCGCCCAAGGTGACCAAGGTCCAGATGCCGCCCGCTGGGTCCGTGGCCCAGGAAGCCCAGGAAATCCTCGGTGAGAATTGCCGGGTTGTGGATGCTTTCCAGAATATTTCCTATGAACGGTTAATGAACAAGGATGAGGACGTGGACTGTGATGTGCTGGTCTGCGGGAAATCCAAGGCCGCGCGCACGGTCGTCCTTGGTTTGGTGGCAGATACTGGCCTTAAGGGCTGGGATGCCGGTCCGATTGAGAATGCCGTTGTGGTTGAAGGGATGACATCCGTGCTGATCGGTTTGAACATTCAGCACAAGGTCAAAGCCTCCGGCATCCGGATCACCGGGATATCCGAGCAGGAATAG
- the cofC gene encoding 2-phospho-L-lactate guanylyltransferase → MSLWAIVPVKPLRRGKSRLSEILSEDERTNLNHQLFVHTIEILKEVDAITDILVVSRDSDVLTEARDLQVRTVTENGTPELNAALRRATLFSKNFSTEGVLIVPADLPLMTPDDVKAFLDARTEPPCIVLAPDRRRQGTNLLFTTPADLLTFSYGKESFDRHIELAKEKKAQVVIVENERIALDLDLPEDYALLNSAKAIPVFIEI, encoded by the coding sequence ATGAGCCTTTGGGCAATCGTTCCAGTTAAACCTCTCCGCCGGGGAAAATCCCGACTTTCTGAAATTTTATCCGAAGATGAACGAACGAACCTTAACCACCAGTTATTTGTCCATACAATTGAAATCTTAAAAGAAGTAGATGCCATCACCGATATCCTGGTGGTGAGTCGTGATTCCGATGTCCTCACCGAAGCCCGAGATCTGCAAGTGCGCACTGTGACAGAAAACGGCACACCGGAACTGAACGCCGCCCTAAGAAGGGCGACTTTATTTTCCAAGAACTTTTCCACAGAAGGTGTGCTGATCGTTCCGGCGGATTTACCATTGATGACTCCCGATGACGTGAAGGCCTTTCTGGATGCACGCACAGAACCACCCTGTATTGTCCTTGCTCCCGATCGGCGGCGTCAGGGCACGAATTTATTATTTACTACACCTGCTGACCTGTTGACTTTCTCCTATGGAAAAGAATCGTTTGACCGCCATATTGAATTGGCCAAAGAAAAAAAGGCTCAGGTGGTGATTGTGGAGAATGAACGTATCGCTTTAGACTTGGACCTACCGGAAGATTATGCTTTGCTAAATTCCGCCAAGGCGATCCCGGTTTTTATAGAAATTTAA